In one Limosilactobacillus oris genomic region, the following are encoded:
- a CDS encoding alpha/beta hydrolase: MSFYSEQQEAMIDSNTPGAQLHTLTNLAATPQANVIIVHGLAEYAGRFDPIASYLVQHDCNVFRYDQLGHGKSGGKRGFMKAPDDLSENLKQVVDRVKANYPNLPTFVIGHSMGGETVLLYGVEYPQTVDGLIVTDPVSLSENTSNLSFPLEGGAETEIPNAISGGLDCDQRVVDKYINNDQVLHTLTIGIMNNVLWQGSLFLRDHIQKITDPILYLQGLEDGLISYKDSLTAYAQISSKDKELHVYPFLMHEILNETSRKWEIYDEILRWINQRRY, translated from the coding sequence ATGAGTTTTTATAGTGAACAACAAGAAGCGATGATTGACTCCAACACCCCGGGCGCACAACTCCACACGCTTACCAACCTGGCAGCCACCCCGCAGGCCAACGTAATTATCGTCCACGGGCTAGCAGAATACGCCGGCCGCTTTGACCCCATCGCCAGCTACCTGGTCCAGCATGACTGCAACGTCTTCCGTTACGACCAGCTCGGCCACGGCAAGAGTGGGGGTAAGCGGGGCTTCATGAAGGCGCCTGACGACCTCTCCGAAAACCTCAAACAGGTGGTTGACCGCGTCAAGGCTAACTACCCGAACCTACCGACCTTCGTCATTGGTCACAGCATGGGCGGGGAGACCGTCCTCCTCTACGGTGTCGAATACCCGCAAACGGTGGACGGCCTCATCGTCACCGACCCGGTCTCCTTATCAGAAAATACCTCCAACCTGAGCTTTCCACTGGAGGGCGGGGCGGAAACTGAAATCCCGAACGCCATCAGCGGCGGGCTCGACTGCGACCAGCGGGTGGTCGACAAGTACATCAATAACGACCAGGTCCTCCACACACTGACGATTGGCATCATGAACAATGTCCTCTGGCAGGGCTCGCTCTTCCTTCGCGACCACATCCAAAAGATTACCGACCCCATACTTTACCTCCAGGGGCTCGAGGACGGCCTGATCAGCTACAAGGACTCGCTGACTGCCTACGCCCAGATCAGCTCTAAGGATAAAGAACTCCACGTCTACCCGTTCCTGATGCACGAAATCCTCAATGAAACGAGTCGGAAGTGGGAAATCTACGACGAAATCCTCCGCTGGATTAATCAGCGGCGGTACTAA